A stretch of the Dioscorea cayenensis subsp. rotundata cultivar TDr96_F1 chromosome 4, TDr96_F1_v2_PseudoChromosome.rev07_lg8_w22 25.fasta, whole genome shotgun sequence genome encodes the following:
- the LOC120259431 gene encoding MYB-like transcription factor ETC3 has product MEEDEVQEIKDMSLEEKDLIHRLYRLLGDRWEMIAGRLPNRTAEEVEKYWKMKEIENFEKNKIYKPICIRLGPSFKFSMNN; this is encoded by the exons atggaagaagatGAGGTTCAAG AAATAAAAGACATGTCTCTAGAGGAAAAAGACTTGATTCACCGGCTTTATCGTCTTTTAGGAGACAG GTGGGAGATGATAGCAGGAAGGCTTCCTAACAGAACTGCAGAAGAAGTGGAGAAGTATTGGAAGATGAAAGAGATTGAGAACTTTGAGaagaataaaatttacaaaccaaTTTGCATCAGACTTGGCCCATCTTTCAAGTTCTCCATGAACAATTAA
- the LOC120257858 gene encoding uncharacterized protein YacP, whose product MRTASISPLLLVVRSKKSQPQKGLDEAPPRITSNVKQNLQFLRIWREFQKRKSSAPKPTTRYRKKKAVKEELPEDTELYQDPTSKLYYTNQGLETAIPVLLVDGYNMCGYWPKLKKHFMKGRLDMARQKLIDELITFSVIKEVKVVVVFDAMMSGLATHKESFAGIDVVFSGESCADAWIEKEVVALKVDGCPKVWVVTSDSVQQQAAHGAGAFVWSCKALVSEIKASQREFEQILDEHRSTSVQGKLLQHNLDAEVVLALKDLKKKLSENEAN is encoded by the exons ATGAGAACCGCATCCATCTCACCTCTCCTCCTTGTGGTTCGAAGCAAGAAATCCCAACCCCAAAAG GGACTTGATGAAGCGCCACCAAGAATTACATCCAACGTCAAGCAAAATTTGCAGTTTTTAAGGATATGGAGG GAGTTTCAAAAGCGGAAATCAAGTGCACCAAAGCCTACGACTAGGTATCGCAAAAAGAAAGCAGTGAAAGAGGAGCTTCCAGAAGATACAGAACTTTATCAAGACCCTACTTCAAAACTTTACTA CACAAATCAGGGCTTGGAGACAGCTATTCCAGTACTGCTTGTTGATGGGTACAATATGTGTGGTTATTGGCCGAAGCTAAAGAAGCATTTCATGAAGGGAAGACTTGATATGGCTCGTCAAAAGCTAATAGACGAGTTGATCACATTTAGTGTAATAAAAG AGGTAAAAGTTGTGGTGGTATTTGATGCTATGATGTCGGGCCTAGCAACTCATAAGGAATCTTTTGCAGG GATTGATGTAGTTTTTTCAGGTGAATCTTGTGCAGATGCATGGATTGAGAAAGAG GTTGTTGCTTTGAAGGTGGACGGCTGTCCCAAAGTATGGGTTGTGACATCTGATTCCGTCCAGCAACAAGCAGCACATGGAGCT GGTGCATTTGTTTGGAGTTGCAAAGCATTAGTTTCAGAG ATCAAGGCTTCACAAAGAGAGTTCGAACAAATTCTTGATGAACACAG GTCGACATCGGTGCAAGGAAAACTATTGCAGCATAATTTAGATGCCGAAGTTGTTCTTGCGTTAAAAGATCTCAAGAAAAAGCTGTCGGAAAATGAAGCTAATTGA